Within uncultured Methanoregula sp., the genomic segment GACAATGGGAACGGAAGGGACATGGTATTCCGGCATCTCCATGATCATGCCAACGGATTCCCCGGGGATAAGGCGGAACGCCAGGCGGCCGAGAATCACGATCAGGATTAAATCGATGAGGTAGAGAGCCATTGCCCACCAGATGTTCACAAACAGGGCAACAACCCCGAGTATGACAATGGTCCTCGCCGAGCAGGGCACCAGCGTGACAAGGAATGCTGCAAGGAACTTCTGCTTGGGCGATTCGATGATCCGGCAGGACAGGCAGGCCGGGACCGTGCACCCGAAGCCAAGAACGAGCGGGATGATAGCCTTGCCGTGAAGGCCCATCCTGTGCATACCCTGATCAAGCATCAGCGAAAACCGGGTAAGGAAACCGGAATCCTCGATGAGTGCCAGGAAGAGATAGAACGGGATCACATAGGGAAGGATCAGCGTGAGGGCTGCCACGAACCCGGTCCAGGCACCATTGAAGATAACAGCACCAGCAGAGCCTTTGATCAGCGGCTGGACCGGTGCGATATGGGACAGGAAAGCCGTGAGGAGATCCGAGAACCAGGCGCCGACAATGAACGTCCAGACAAGAAGCCCACCGATGGTCAGGATCAGGAGGAGATAGCCGAGGACCGGGTGGAGAGCCAGCCGGTCAATCCGTTCCGTCAGGGATGCCCCGTGCTTGCCGGGAGTGCGGATCTCCATCACTTCGGAGACAAGGCGCTCTGCAACATGGTACCGCTCGCTGCTCAGGATGGTTGCAGCCGGTTCCCCATGCATCCGTTCCAGTTCCTGCCGGAATGTTTCCGCAGCCGCAACCGCATCCGGGACCAGTTTCTTTGCCTCCCAAACCGTGTCTGAATCCGATTCCAGCAGTTTGATTGCGGTCCAACGTGGTGGGTAACCCCCGATACCGGAAGGCAGCAGTTCCGTGATCTTCCGGATCCGGTCTTCCACTTCCTTCCCGTAAGGAAGGGTATGCGGCTTGGGCCGGGTCACAATGGCCGATATGATCGCATCCGAGAGATCGGCAATCCCCTTTCCCTGGATCGCAACGGTCGGGACAACCGGGATGCCAAGGAGTGCAGAAAGTTTCCGGATATCGATCGCTATCCCCTTTTTTGTAGCAAGATCCACCTGGTTGACCGCAAGGATCATAGGGCTTTCGAGTTCGGCGAGCTGGAGCGTAAAGAAAAGGTTCCGTTCAAGAGCTGAGGCATCGACTACGTTGACCACCACATCCGGGCGGGCGTGGGCGATAAATTCACGGGAAATCTGTTCTTCCGTGGACAGGGTCGTGATAGAATAAATGCCCGGCAGATCGATGACCCGGATCCGCTGGCCGCGGTACAGGAGGATCCCCTCGGCCCGTTCAACGGTCTTGCCCGGCCAGTTGCCGATATCCTGGTCAACGCCGGTCAGCTGGTTGAAGGTCGCGCTCTTCCCGACATTTGCATTTCCGGCCAGGGCGACAACATATTCAGCCTTTCGCTCGGGTAAAGAGACCGGGGAATGACAACCGCTGCAGTTTTTGCAGCCCGTCATCCCGCATTCTCCGCACATGTCGTGACAAAGATGTGGTCGGCAATGCCGTGATCGATGGCGAGCTTTGTCTTCCGCACACCAATCTCGACAGGGCCGAGCAGGGGGGCTTTCCGGATCAGCTGGATCTCGGTCCTGATGGTAAGCCCCAGATCGGTCAGGCGCTGGACAACACTGTTGTCACCCCGTATGAACGCAATGGTGGCCTTCTGGCCGGGCACAAGGGAGGTGACGGGTATCAACGGCTCGTCACGGGAGCAGGTGGAAGCAGATTCTTTTCCCGCAAGGCAGGCAGAGCAGCTCTCCACCTTCCGGTTGCAGGCTTCGATCAGGCTGCCGTGGGGACACCGGGCCGGGGCTTTCAACAGCTTGCAGAGGGCACATTCGGTCTCATCGGAGAGCGTGTGCTCCATTTTACAGGCCTCGTCATGGACATGCTCCCGGTTGATGTGAAGGACATCAGTCAGGAACACTTCAAGAAGACGGTGGCGGCGTTTGACCTTCTGCGCCATCTCCCGGCCCAAATCCGTCAGGGTTGCTCCTTTGTACGGTTCGTAATGGACAAACCCTTTTTCAGAGAGCACCTGGAGCGCCTCGGTGACACTGGCTGGTGCAACTTTCAGGCATTTCGCAATCGCGGATGTCTTGGCTATCCCGTCCTTGGCCTCGATATCCAGGATGCTTTCAAGATATTCTTCCAGCTGCTCTGAGGTCATTGTGTTAAGTTTTAGGCAACCCTAAATAAATACATTTCGGGATTCCTAAATTTCGGGAGCGTTTTGGGGAGATCTCCGTATCGGATAACAGACCGGAAAAAGACCAGAAAGACCAGCCGCAATAAAGACCGTCACGACAACGACGGGGGATTTGGAGATAGGAGAGATTATAAGCCTTCTCAAGAAATGATCAAGCGATAAATGTACTGTTATAAAACAGGAATCGAACAGATCGATACCGTATGCGGCGGATTTGAGGCCGGGACCAATATCCTTATCCTTGCACCCCCGATGAGCTATGCGGATCAGCTCGCCTATGCTCTCATAAAACCGCTGCAGGGTGAATTTTCCATTGTCCTCTCCACGAACGAGCGTGCATCCGAAGTGGTGGACTTTTTTAAAGTTGCAGGGGCCGACAAGCGGTTCGTCGGGGTGATCGATGCCATCACGAAGAGTTCTACCCCGAGCATTGCTGATACAACCCGGCTGATGTTTGTCTCAAGCCCTACCGATCTCACCGGCATTGGGATCAAGTTCTCCAACATGATAGAGACCATCTTCGAAGGGGACTTCTCCGAGGGGGAGGCAGGCCTCTTTCCCCCGCCGGTCCGTTTTTGCGTGAACTCGATCTCGACCCTCCTCATGTACCGGAGGCTCGAAGTACTCTACCAGTTCCTCCACGTCCTGACGGCAAAACTCAAGAAGATCGAAGGGGTCGGCATTTACCTCCTCAACAGCGAGTCGTTTGATGAAAAAACGCTCTCGCTAATCAAGCAGCTGATGAACTGCGTCATCGAAGTGAAGATGGAGCAGAACATCACGTATCTCCGGGTCATGGGTATCCGGGGGGTCAGCGGGGACTGGCTCAAGTTCACGGTCACCAAGGGACAGGTGACCATTCTTCCATGATTTCAACCGGGATAAATGCACTGGATGAGATGCTGGGGGGAGGAATCCCCGGGGGCAACAGGGTACTCTACAGCATGGAACCCGGGGTCGACGGCCAGCTCTTCATGATCTCCACCCTTTCCGCAGCACTGAAAAAAGGGCTGACCTGCCTCGTCATCCTGCCCAATACCACGGTCGATGCTTTCCGTCACGATGCAATCGCCATGCAGGTTGACAAAAAAAACCTCTGCTCGGACAAACTGATATTCATCGATGCGATTGACCGGGAAAGGATCCAGAAAGGTGCGGTATCACGGGATGAAAAAGCCCGGGACTGGAAGGCCCGGATCCAGAAAGTCTGCCGGGACAACCGGATCGATGTTATCTTTGCCTATTTTGATCTCCTGTACGAAGAGTTCGGACTCGAAACAGGTCTCAGTATCCTTGAATCGGCCCGGCAGAAGAGAACAACACTCATCCTGGAGCACCTCAATCTCGAAGGAGCACCCATTATCCAGCGGTTTATCAGGGAACATTCATTCGACCTTGTCCTGACGATCCGGTCTTCCTTCCACCCCCTCCCCCAGTTCAGTTACTTTACCCTCCTCCATGCATCATGGGCACCGCTTCCCGTCCGGTCGATCCCCTTTTCCATCAACGAAGGAAAAGTTGTCCCGTACATCCCCAAGATTGTCGTGACCGGCCCGGAAAACTCAGGCAAATCAACGTTCGTATCCCATGCATCCGTAGCGGGACAGGAGCAGGCCCGGGCCGGTGCGAGTGGCGGGACGACAACCGTGACCATGGACTTCGGACGGCTGTACTGGAAAAATTTTGATATCACGCTTTACGGGACCCCCGGATGCCAGGAGTTCGATCCCCAGATCCTGCCCACGCTCCGGCATGCCATGGGCGTCGTGATCGTGATCGATGCCACCGATCCCGGCATGCTCCCGCGGGCGAACTATCTTGCCGGGCTTGTCACAAAGCAGCGGATTCCGTTTGTGATTGCTGCGAACCGGAAGGATCAGCCGGACCCCATAACGGAGAGAGAGATCCGCACATCACTCGCACTCCCCCGCGAGATTCCGCTGTATTTTATTTCTGCAGATAACAGGGAGGATGTCCGCAGGGTCCTTGAATCACTGGTCGATTATATAACCCGGATTTCTTCCTGAGGGGTACAGACAGAATGCAGGGATTGTTGGATAACAGCATAACGACGGTGCGCCCATGCTGACATTTGTTGGCCTCGGGCTTTTCGATAAGACTGATATTTCGGAGAAAGGACTCCGGTGCATCAGGGATGCTGACCACGTATTCCTTGAATGTTATACGTCGCTTCTCATGGGATCGTCGCGGGAAGACCTGGAGGCATATTACGGGAAACCGGTGCACCCCCTTTTCCGGGAAGACGTTGAACAACACCCTGATGAACTGCTCAGGCTTGCACAGGATGGCAATGTGGCGTTCCTGTGTGCCGGCGATCCCATGGTCTCCACAACGCATGCAGACCTGCGGATGCGGGCAGGCTCCCGGGGCATCAGGACGGCCATCATCCACGCGGCCTCCATCTCCAGTGCTGTCTGCGGGCTTTCCGGGCTCCAGAACTACCGGTTCGGGAAATCCTGCTCCCTCCCCTTCCCGCAGAAGAACTGGTTCCCGACAACCCCGTTTGACGTGGTTGAAAAAAACCTGGCACAGAACCTGCACACCATCGTGTATCTCGATATCCAGAACGAGCGGTACATGACGGTTCCGGAGGCGGTAACCCTGCTCGATCAGATGGCTGCACAAAAGGGGACCGCAATTCCCCTCTATGTCGGAATCGCCCGGGCTGGATCGGATAATCCCATAGTCCTGGCCGGGACGGGAAGCATCCTTGCAGCAGCAGAGTTCGGCCCGCCACTCCATATCCTCATAGTGCCTGCGGAGCTCCATGATATGGAGCGGGAGTACCTGGAGATGTTTGCAGGCTTATGAAGATCGAACAATGCCAGGCAATTCTTGCAGAATCCATTTCGCTCTGCCAGGTTACCGGGCCTCCTGGTACCCCCCTCGGCCGGACGGGCGAAGCGGTCCTGCTGATGGCCAGGTCCTACGAGAGCGATGGCAGGGGATTTTCAGAAGGGGGCGACCCCGTCAATGCCCTCGCCAGTTACTGGTACGCTTCCGGGTGGCTGCATTTCGGCATCGCATACGGTCTCCTTTCCTGCAGGGGAAACGCCCTCCCCTGCATATTCACGGGATCTTTTGAGCGGATTTCTGCCGAAAACAGGGAAAAACTCGCAGAAAAAACCGGCCGTTATGCCCGGTTGCTCGATACCGCCCGGTCATCCGTAGAATGTGCCCCGGATCCATCCACGCCGGGCCATGCGTTTGCCGGAAGGGTGCTGTGCATTGCAGGAACGTATGCGGGCTACGGGAAGCTGTGCAGGGAGAGTGATACCACAGAAAAAGCCCTTGCCTGTTTCAGCTACGGGCACGGGTGGCTGGATGCCGGAGTTACGGCCGGGCTCTTTTCAGTCACGGCCAACCGCGATATCTTTACAGTATAATTTCCTGCAGTAAAACCGCGGATTCTTCGTTATAAAAACGTTTATACTATGCCCAATAATGTGTAAAGGTAATATACCGGCGTAGCAGCTGCTCGTTTTCAGTGTAGGAGAATCATGGAGAAGTCGCAGGTCAAATGGCTCTACATTTCTGTCGCGTTTTCACTTGCAGTTCTCATAATTATCCTCTACTTCACCATCAATGAAAATACCCTCTCC encodes:
- the dph5 gene encoding diphthine synthase, giving the protein MLTFVGLGLFDKTDISEKGLRCIRDADHVFLECYTSLLMGSSREDLEAYYGKPVHPLFREDVEQHPDELLRLAQDGNVAFLCAGDPMVSTTHADLRMRAGSRGIRTAIIHAASISSAVCGLSGLQNYRFGKSCSLPFPQKNWFPTTPFDVVEKNLAQNLHTIVYLDIQNERYMTVPEAVTLLDQMAAQKGTAIPLYVGIARAGSDNPIVLAGTGSILAAAEFGPPLHILIVPAELHDMEREYLEMFAGL
- a CDS encoding GTP-binding protein translates to MISTGINALDEMLGGGIPGGNRVLYSMEPGVDGQLFMISTLSAALKKGLTCLVILPNTTVDAFRHDAIAMQVDKKNLCSDKLIFIDAIDRERIQKGAVSRDEKARDWKARIQKVCRDNRIDVIFAYFDLLYEEFGLETGLSILESARQKRTTLILEHLNLEGAPIIQRFIREHSFDLVLTIRSSFHPLPQFSYFTLLHASWAPLPVRSIPFSINEGKVVPYIPKIVVTGPENSGKSTFVSHASVAGQEQARAGASGGTTTVTMDFGRLYWKNFDITLYGTPGCQEFDPQILPTLRHAMGVVIVIDATDPGMLPRANYLAGLVTKQRIPFVIAANRKDQPDPITEREIRTSLALPREIPLYFISADNREDVRRVLESLVDYITRISS
- a CDS encoding DUF357 domain-containing protein codes for the protein MKIEQCQAILAESISLCQVTGPPGTPLGRTGEAVLLMARSYESDGRGFSEGGDPVNALASYWYASGWLHFGIAYGLLSCRGNALPCIFTGSFERISAENREKLAEKTGRYARLLDTARSSVECAPDPSTPGHAFAGRVLCIAGTYAGYGKLCRESDTTEKALACFSYGHGWLDAGVTAGLFSVTANRDIFTV
- the feoB gene encoding ferrous iron transport protein B; translation: MTGCKNCSGCHSPVSLPERKAEYVVALAGNANVGKSATFNQLTGVDQDIGNWPGKTVERAEGILLYRGQRIRVIDLPGIYSITTLSTEEQISREFIAHARPDVVVNVVDASALERNLFFTLQLAELESPMILAVNQVDLATKKGIAIDIRKLSALLGIPVVPTVAIQGKGIADLSDAIISAIVTRPKPHTLPYGKEVEDRIRKITELLPSGIGGYPPRWTAIKLLESDSDTVWEAKKLVPDAVAAAETFRQELERMHGEPAATILSSERYHVAERLVSEVMEIRTPGKHGASLTERIDRLALHPVLGYLLLILTIGGLLVWTFIVGAWFSDLLTAFLSHIAPVQPLIKGSAGAVIFNGAWTGFVAALTLILPYVIPFYLFLALIEDSGFLTRFSLMLDQGMHRMGLHGKAIIPLVLGFGCTVPACLSCRIIESPKQKFLAAFLVTLVPCSARTIVILGVVALFVNIWWAMALYLIDLILIVILGRLAFRLIPGESVGMIMEMPEYHVPSVPIVLGQTWQRTKSLIWIVLPAYIIGSIAITAAYAAGFLEPINTALSPITVLLLGLPALTGVVFVFGFIRKEMTILALAALFGTTIFSTILTPVQLIVFGLVAMLYAPCISTVLALAREFSWKQALAIAALETGLAIALGAIAFRLLSFVM
- a CDS encoding metal-dependent transcriptional regulator, which produces MTSEQLEEYLESILDIEAKDGIAKTSAIAKCLKVAPASVTEALQVLSEKGFVHYEPYKGATLTDLGREMAQKVKRRHRLLEVFLTDVLHINREHVHDEACKMEHTLSDETECALCKLLKAPARCPHGSLIEACNRKVESCSACLAGKESASTCSRDEPLIPVTSLVPGQKATIAFIRGDNSVVQRLTDLGLTIRTEIQLIRKAPLLGPVEIGVRKTKLAIDHGIADHIFVTTCAENAG